From the genome of Hathewaya histolytica, one region includes:
- a CDS encoding Ger(x)C family spore germination protein — MKKYINKIITLFILICISTVFTGCWDYSEITDFKYVAGMAVDRDKKTEEYILTMEVLDASPDGKSITSSMVQSRGKTIHSALREAIKNTGNMMQLSHAKLFIVSKDIAEEGIIPVLDLINRDVEVRNDMWVLISKDKTAGEILTQDKNENKILSYDLASAAKSSNEIGEYKSIEVFRLIDYISTKGISAAVPMISTVKDGGKPTVEIFGTAVFKGDKMIGELDKGENLIFQILKEDNVKFVYPIVLGENQAVSLEIMKVSKKYNISKEKNIPSLDMYIDMDVALSELAETGINYIAKEDREKLKVGAEKVIEAQSNALIKKLQNEYKSDIIGFGSIFKKKAPKEWEKASGNWSETFQNIDINVFVNLNIKYSGLTNKNIEIGD, encoded by the coding sequence ATGAAAAAATATATAAATAAAATAATAACTTTATTTATATTAATCTGTATTTCTACAGTATTTACTGGTTGTTGGGATTATTCAGAAATTACAGATTTTAAATATGTAGCTGGTATGGCTGTAGATAGAGATAAAAAGACTGAGGAGTATATATTGACCATGGAAGTTTTAGATGCTTCACCTGATGGAAAGAGTATAACTTCAAGTATGGTTCAAAGTAGAGGAAAGACTATACATTCAGCTTTAAGAGAAGCTATTAAAAATACAGGCAATATGATGCAGTTATCTCATGCTAAGCTCTTTATTGTAAGTAAAGATATAGCAGAAGAAGGCATAATTCCTGTACTTGATTTAATAAATAGAGATGTTGAGGTTAGAAATGATATGTGGGTTTTAATCTCTAAAGATAAAACTGCAGGGGAAATACTTACTCAGGATAAGAATGAGAATAAAATATTATCCTATGACCTAGCATCTGCAGCTAAGAGTAGTAACGAAATAGGAGAGTATAAGTCAATAGAGGTTTTTAGGCTCATTGATTACATATCTACTAAGGGTATTTCGGCAGCAGTACCTATGATTAGTACTGTTAAAGATGGAGGAAAGCCTACAGTTGAAATTTTTGGAACAGCTGTATTTAAAGGTGATAAAATGATTGGAGAACTAGACAAAGGAGAAAATTTAATTTTCCAAATCTTAAAAGAAGATAATGTAAAATTCGTATATCCTATTGTTTTAGGTGAAAATCAAGCCGTAAGTTTAGAAATAATGAAAGTAAGTAAGAAGTATAATATAAGTAAAGAAAAAAATATACCTTCTTTAGATATGTACATAGATATGGATGTAGCTTTATCAGAACTTGCAGAAACAGGTATAAATTATATAGCAAAAGAAGATAGAGAAAAGTTAAAGGTGGGTGCAGAAAAAGTTATAGAAGCTCAATCCAATGCTCTAATAAAAAAGCTTCAAAATGAATATAAAAGCGACATAATAGGTTTTGGATCGATTTTTAAGAAAAAGGCACCTAAAGAATGGGAAAAGGCTTCAGGTAATTGGAGTGAAACTTTTCAAAATATAGATATAAATGTTTTTGTTAATCTTAATATAAAATATAGTGGGCTTACTAATAAAAATATAGAAATAGGAGATTGA
- a CDS encoding alpha/beta hydrolase produces the protein MRLLNIKKDKEELSNKLKIAGIAGGLGSLLSLIGVGAVSIYTGLRLVKPKRVVIKELPNEHGLEFEEITFKSKHDNTLLKGWWIPAKFNGDFNSDNKTVIFAHGYGNNRGVYSISVIKLAKRLCMEGYNVLVFDFRASGESEGKYVTIGKFEKYDLLSAIDFVVDQRKSINIHLIGWSMGAATSILAGAESKYVKCVIADSPFGNLKEYLNKNLSYWSGLPNIPFRSIILGVLPKTLGIDIKDVDTVKAAEKFKGKPLFLIHSKDDSAIPYEESIRIFEVLDNKESSKLWITEKAEHIRSYLVYKDEYEDNIVDFLNKN, from the coding sequence GTGAGATTATTAAATATAAAAAAAGATAAAGAGGAATTATCTAATAAACTTAAAATAGCAGGTATAGCTGGAGGACTTGGAAGCTTACTTAGTCTTATAGGAGTAGGGGCTGTATCTATTTATACTGGTTTAAGATTAGTAAAACCCAAAAGAGTCGTTATAAAAGAATTGCCAAATGAACATGGTCTGGAGTTTGAAGAAATAACATTTAAGAGTAAGCATGATAATACACTATTAAAGGGGTGGTGGATTCCTGCTAAATTTAATGGAGATTTTAATTCAGATAATAAGACTGTTATTTTTGCTCATGGGTACGGAAATAATAGGGGGGTATATAGCATATCTGTAATAAAACTTGCTAAACGATTATGTATGGAAGGATATAATGTTTTAGTTTTTGATTTTAGAGCTTCAGGAGAGTCAGAAGGGAAATATGTTACTATTGGTAAGTTTGAGAAATATGATCTTTTAAGTGCCATTGATTTTGTGGTAGATCAAAGGAAGTCAATAAACATACATCTGATAGGTTGGTCCATGGGAGCTGCAACATCTATATTAGCAGGAGCAGAATCTAAGTATGTAAAGTGTGTAATTGCAGATAGTCCATTTGGAAATTTAAAAGAATACCTTAATAAAAATCTTTCCTATTGGTCAGGGTTACCTAATATACCTTTTAGATCTATAATATTAGGCGTATTACCAAAAACTTTAGGAATAGACATAAAAGATGTAGATACAGTGAAAGCAGCAGAGAAATTTAAAGGTAAACCTCTATTTTTAATCCATAGTAAGGATGATAGTGCAATTCCGTATGAAGAGAGTATAAGGATATTTGAAGTGCTAGATAATAAGGAAAGCAGTAAATTATGGATTACAGAAAAAGCGGAGCATATACGATCTTATTTAGTGTATAAAGATGAGTATGAAGATAATATTGTGGATTTTTTAAATAAAAATTAA
- a CDS encoding sortase yields the protein MKRGIGSTLLIVFGIILMLSSFGLKFYSKKKESNLVNKLDKEFNKEYIRNKNKNSEKIVEKRKVDIGDGIAIMQIPSINLKTVIVEGIEKEQIRYYVGHFTDSVMPGEEGNFSIAGHSSHIYNELLNELYKVNVGDDINIRTLTKEFKYKIEKKFIVEPTEVRVLDQIKNEKVMTIVTCTEKGNKRLIVKAKIQK from the coding sequence ATGAAAAGAGGTATTGGATCTACTTTATTAATTGTATTTGGCATAATACTTATGTTATCATCTTTTGGATTGAAGTTCTATTCTAAAAAGAAAGAATCTAACCTAGTTAATAAGTTAGATAAAGAGTTTAATAAAGAGTATATTAGGAATAAAAATAAGAATTCAGAAAAGATTGTAGAGAAAAGGAAAGTAGATATTGGGGATGGCATAGCTATAATGCAAATTCCATCTATAAACTTAAAAACAGTAATTGTAGAGGGTATTGAAAAAGAACAAATTAGATACTATGTAGGACACTTTACAGATTCAGTAATGCCAGGAGAGGAAGGAAACTTTTCTATAGCAGGTCATAGTAGTCATATATATAATGAGCTTTTGAATGAACTTTATAAAGTTAATGTTGGAGATGATATAAATATAAGAACATTAACAAAGGAGTTTAAATATAAGATAGAGAAAAAGTTTATAGTAGAACCTACAGAAGTTAGGGTATTAGATCAAATTAAAAATGAGAAGGTTATGACCATTGTAACTTGTACAGAAAAAGGCAATAAAAGATTAATAGTAAAAGCTAAAATTCAAAAATAA
- a CDS encoding DEAD/DEAH box helicase yields MINFKDLGINNELIKILKISGINKPTPIQSETIPLIKSGTDIIAESQTGTGKTLSFLLPMFENISPNSNKIQGLIITPTRELAIQITEEAIKLKKAKDINILSAYGGKDVSSQIKKLNQNIHLVIATPGRLLDHIRRGSIDLKGIKTLVLDEADQMLLMGFKNEVESIIKKTSKKRQTLCFSATMNSDVKKLAYRYMIDPKVISIEKEEVTLKNIKQFLIETTDREKREDLCKILNKDNAFMAIIFCRTKRRVDELEEFMHKKGYNCEKLHGDLAQSKREKIMKSFRKCDIQYLIATDVASRGLDVTGVTHIYNYDMPENAESYIHRIGRTGRAGESGIAYLFTTPNDKFTLQNIEKEIDLNISTL; encoded by the coding sequence ATGATAAACTTTAAAGACTTAGGAATTAATAATGAACTAATAAAAATACTTAAAATTTCAGGTATAAATAAGCCAACTCCAATTCAATCAGAAACTATTCCCTTAATAAAAAGTGGAACTGATATTATAGCTGAATCTCAAACTGGCACTGGAAAAACTCTTTCTTTCCTTCTTCCAATGTTCGAGAATATATCTCCTAACTCAAACAAAATTCAAGGTCTTATAATAACTCCAACAAGGGAACTTGCCATTCAAATAACTGAGGAAGCTATTAAACTAAAAAAAGCTAAAGATATAAATATTCTATCTGCCTATGGCGGAAAAGATGTAAGTTCTCAGATAAAAAAACTAAATCAAAATATTCATTTGGTAATTGCAACTCCTGGAAGACTTCTAGATCATATACGCCGTGGTTCTATAGACCTTAAAGGAATCAAAACCTTAGTATTAGATGAAGCTGACCAAATGCTTCTTATGGGTTTTAAAAACGAGGTTGAATCTATTATAAAAAAAACTTCTAAAAAACGTCAAACACTTTGTTTCTCAGCGACAATGAATTCTGATGTAAAAAAGCTTGCCTATAGGTATATGATTGATCCAAAAGTGATATCAATAGAAAAAGAAGAAGTAACTCTAAAAAATATAAAGCAATTTTTAATAGAAACTACAGATAGAGAAAAAAGAGAAGACTTATGTAAAATTCTAAATAAAGATAATGCTTTTATGGCTATTATATTTTGTAGAACAAAGAGAAGAGTTGATGAATTAGAAGAGTTTATGCATAAAAAAGGTTATAATTGTGAAAAACTACATGGAGATTTAGCACAATCAAAACGTGAAAAAATAATGAAATCCTTTAGAAAGTGTGATATTCAATATTTAATAGCCACAGATGTAGCATCAAGAGGATTAGATGTAACTGGGGTTACTCATATATATAACTATGATATGCCTGAAAATGCAGAAAGCTATATACACCGTATAGGAAGAACTGGAAGAGCTGGTGAAAGTGGAATTGCATACTTGTTTACAACACCTAATGATAAATTCACATTACAAAATATCGAAAAAGAAATTGATTTAAATATATCCACTTTATAA
- the rluF gene encoding 23S rRNA pseudouridine(2604) synthase RluF, with product MRLNKFISEKGICSRREADRLIKAGEVKVNGKVAEIGIEVTDEDKVLVNNKPLKSRDEFVYIAFNKPTGITCTTDRSIKGNIIDYINYPKRIFHIGRLDKPSQGLIFLTNDGDIVNKILRAGNNHEKEYIVTVDKPITKDFIKKMGNGIPILGTVTKKCFLKKESNYVFRIILTQGLNRQIRRMCEYLGYNVKKLQRVRIMNVTLKNIPEGNWRYLTPKELTEINRMVKSSTKTEEASKI from the coding sequence ATGAGACTAAATAAATTTATTAGTGAAAAAGGAATCTGTTCAAGAAGAGAAGCAGATAGATTAATAAAAGCAGGAGAGGTAAAAGTAAATGGGAAAGTAGCAGAAATAGGAATAGAAGTTACAGATGAAGATAAAGTCTTGGTTAATAATAAACCTTTAAAAAGCCGTGATGAATTTGTATATATCGCCTTTAATAAGCCTACAGGGATTACCTGTACTACAGACAGAAGTATTAAGGGAAATATTATTGATTATATAAATTATCCCAAAAGAATATTTCATATTGGAAGGTTAGATAAGCCCTCTCAAGGACTGATATTTCTAACTAATGATGGGGATATTGTAAATAAAATTTTAAGAGCTGGAAATAACCATGAAAAAGAATACATAGTTACTGTAGACAAACCTATAACTAAAGATTTTATAAAAAAAATGGGGAATGGCATACCTATATTAGGTACTGTAACAAAAAAGTGTTTTTTAAAAAAAGAAAGTAACTATGTTTTTAGAATAATATTAACTCAAGGTCTTAATAGACAGATTAGAAGAATGTGTGAGTATCTTGGATATAATGTAAAAAAACTTCAGCGTGTTAGAATTATGAATGTAACCTTGAAAAATATTCCAGAAGGTAACTGGAGATACCTAACACCAAAAGAACTAACTGAAATAAATAGAATGGTGAAAAGTTCAACTAAAACAGAAGAAGCATCTAAGATATAA
- a CDS encoding cold-shock protein: MNGIVKWFNAEKGFGFITTEEGKDVFAHFSQIQKEGFKTLEEGQKVTFDVVEGAKGPQAENIQLA; the protein is encoded by the coding sequence ATGAACGGAATAGTAAAATGGTTTAACGCAGAAAAAGGATTTGGATTCATCACTACAGAAGAAGGAAAAGATGTATTTGCTCACTTTTCACAAATTCAAAAAGAAGGATTCAAAACTTTAGAAGAAGGTCAAAAAGTAACTTTTGACGTTGTTGAAGGTGCAAAAGGACCTCAAGCTGAAAACATCCAATTAGCTTAA
- a CDS encoding spore germination protein yields the protein MNKEKYYGNHIIKWKTAWIGSDFMKASSKNNKGNEDGKISNNNIDQYNLHSSLQENIDLFKNVILKNNDTVIYREFRNKKSSQKFCLIFLDGMVNREVINENILYPLINDRLKDEDKDVIKYIEEEVVIVDDVKEEIDLDKLLTALLYGDSLLLVDGSNSALILNTKGWETRSISEPQSETVVNGPREGFNESINTNKSLIRRKVTSPHLKFESREIGSRTKTKISVAYVDGIVNPKILKELKKRLNKIDIEGIFSSETIREYINDNPLSPFATIGKTERPDVVASKLLQGRIAILCDGSPVVLTLPFLFLEYFQVNEDYYDNFIYASINRLLRVLAFILTIGTPAIYIAFTTFHKEMIPTKLALSIYMAKEGVPLPASLEAIIMLITFEIIREAGIRLPKHIGAAISIVGALVLGDAAVNAKFVSAPIVIVTAIAGISELIVYEMRAGVIVSRFIFLILASFLGIYGVIFVGMGLTIHLMSMKSFGIPYMLKLIDLDKYNIRDTAIRFPWWALRYRTKFISEDIERSKKYIKRRNM from the coding sequence ATGAATAAGGAAAAATATTATGGAAACCATATAATTAAGTGGAAAACTGCATGGATAGGAAGTGATTTTATGAAAGCGTCATCTAAAAATAATAAAGGTAATGAAGATGGAAAAATTTCAAATAATAATATAGATCAATATAATTTACATAGTTCACTTCAAGAAAATATAGATTTATTTAAAAATGTTATTCTGAAAAATAATGATACTGTGATTTATAGGGAGTTTAGAAATAAGAAATCATCACAGAAGTTTTGTTTGATTTTCTTAGATGGAATGGTTAATAGAGAAGTTATAAATGAAAATATTTTATATCCTTTAATAAATGATAGGCTTAAGGATGAAGATAAGGATGTCATAAAGTATATAGAAGAAGAAGTTGTAATAGTTGACGATGTTAAAGAAGAAATCGATTTGGATAAGCTATTAACAGCCCTATTATATGGTGATTCTTTATTACTCGTAGATGGCTCAAATAGTGCATTAATTCTTAATACAAAAGGATGGGAAACTAGGTCTATATCTGAACCTCAATCAGAAACTGTAGTAAATGGTCCAAGGGAAGGATTTAATGAGTCTATAAATACAAATAAGAGTTTAATAAGAAGAAAAGTTACTTCTCCACATTTGAAATTTGAGTCTAGAGAAATAGGCTCCAGAACTAAAACTAAAATTTCTGTTGCTTATGTAGATGGCATAGTAAACCCTAAAATATTAAAAGAACTAAAAAAGAGATTAAACAAGATTGATATAGAAGGTATTTTTTCTAGCGAAACCATAAGAGAATATATAAATGATAATCCATTATCGCCTTTCGCAACTATAGGAAAGACAGAGAGACCAGATGTAGTTGCATCAAAATTGCTCCAAGGAAGAATAGCTATACTTTGTGATGGTTCCCCTGTTGTGCTTACTTTACCCTTTTTATTTTTAGAATATTTTCAGGTAAATGAAGATTATTATGATAATTTTATTTATGCATCTATAAATAGACTTTTAAGGGTATTAGCTTTTATATTAACTATAGGTACCCCGGCTATTTATATTGCATTTACAACCTTTCATAAGGAAATGATACCTACAAAGTTAGCACTAAGTATATATATGGCTAAAGAAGGTGTACCACTTCCAGCATCATTAGAAGCTATTATAATGTTGATAACTTTTGAAATTATTAGGGAAGCTGGTATAAGATTACCTAAACATATAGGTGCTGCTATAAGTATAGTGGGGGCTTTGGTTTTAGGTGATGCCGCAGTTAACGCCAAATTTGTAAGTGCTCCTATTGTAATTGTAACTGCAATTGCGGGTATATCAGAACTTATAGTTTATGAAATGAGAGCAGGCGTTATTGTATCTCGATTTATATTTCTGATTTTAGCTTCTTTTCTTGGTATATATGGAGTTATTTTTGTTGGCATGGGATTAACTATACATCTTATGTCTATGAAAAGTTTTGGAATACCTTATATGTTAAAACTTATTGACTTAGATAAATATAATATAAGAGATACAGCTATAAGATTCCCGTGGTGGGCTTTACGCTATAGAACAAAATTTATTTCTGAGGATATTGAGAGAAGTAAAAAATACATTAAGAGAAGGAATATGTAA
- a CDS encoding GerAB/ArcD/ProY family transporter, producing MRREIVSNKQMQLLIFIYCIGAYLLFSIGGEVKEHAWMATILGVIFTIPVVIMYAKTMESYPGKNLFEIIDIIFGKCFGSILNMIFIFHLIFLGAYILNDFTDFIKLTALFNTPKFIPMLFIALLSIWILKEGIEVLAAWSHFLIRIILIFIVLIWILLIPQMKLTNIYPIFYIDIKSILKSGLSIVTIPFSEVVIFLSFFDYINKDEKVKNIFIKPLLIGGALVTLATLIDIMLIGGEGHFSYYYPGYEGIRRLKFEGEFQRVEIIVSIAFAIIQFLEINVCILGASKGLEKVFSLNNYRDILIPVVLLLSNFAYLIFGSIEESMNFIKTLWPIYGIILQIILPGLVFIGVLVKKIIVPKFRKVK from the coding sequence ATGAGGAGAGAAATAGTTTCCAATAAACAAATGCAACTCCTTATCTTTATATATTGTATAGGAGCATATTTATTATTTAGCATTGGCGGAGAAGTAAAGGAACATGCTTGGATGGCTACTATTCTAGGCGTTATTTTTACTATTCCAGTAGTAATTATGTATGCAAAAACCATGGAGTCATATCCAGGAAAAAACTTATTTGAAATTATAGATATAATTTTTGGAAAGTGTTTTGGCAGTATTTTAAATATGATATTTATTTTTCATCTTATTTTTCTTGGGGCTTATATATTAAATGATTTTACTGATTTTATTAAATTGACAGCTTTATTTAATACACCTAAGTTTATACCCATGTTATTTATAGCTCTTTTAAGTATATGGATATTAAAAGAAGGTATTGAGGTTTTAGCTGCTTGGTCACATTTTCTTATTAGAATAATACTTATATTTATTGTTCTAATATGGATATTGTTAATTCCACAGATGAAACTTACCAATATATATCCTATATTTTATATAGATATCAAAAGTATATTAAAATCAGGATTGAGTATAGTAACCATACCTTTTAGTGAAGTAGTTATATTTCTTAGTTTTTTTGATTATATTAATAAGGATGAAAAAGTAAAAAATATATTTATTAAGCCCCTACTAATAGGAGGAGCATTAGTAACTTTGGCTACGTTAATAGATATAATGCTTATTGGTGGTGAAGGACACTTTTCATACTATTATCCGGGATATGAAGGAATAAGAAGATTAAAATTTGAAGGTGAATTTCAGAGGGTAGAAATAATAGTTTCTATAGCTTTTGCTATAATACAATTTCTTGAGATTAATGTTTGTATATTAGGGGCATCCAAGGGGTTAGAAAAAGTTTTTAGCTTAAACAATTATAGAGATATTTTAATACCAGTTGTGTTGTTGCTGTCAAACTTTGCTTATCTAATATTTGGCAGCATTGAAGAATCTATGAATTTTATTAAAACACTATGGCCTATATATGGTATAATATTGCAAATAATTCTCCCAGGGTTAGTTTTTATAGGTGTTTTGGTAAAAAAAATAATTGTGCCCAAATTTAGAAAGGTTAAATAA
- a CDS encoding methyl-accepting chemotaxis protein: MKKVIRNIRITHIILFLACTGTLVSIIIGSFGFIATSKINSNVANMYDDQLMPITYISTIKENFMSIRLNHANTKIGFNPKYMTDIEENEKAILDSYKKYTSTPSDETEQKYLQSFSDNYKIYLELVKKSIADMEGGKKLSKEEAEKISNIGDKIEKCLDDLNKYDIKYAESDKFESDKIFKINRNLLIGILITCTLIFSFIAILTIRIIKTYLNNVDNMLKELASGNLDLDIKDEGRNEFEHMKMNIGNTVKSFSQIIKTLKEKTELINVSSENLSAISEEMASSSDNVSNAINDVAKGTGDQAESLVDITNILNEFSVSVNEIVSSLSELNISAKDVSKTANISSEKMVELDSSFKFVGSTFKNFAEKIEVLGNSINKIDEITILINNIAEQTNLLALNAAIEAARAGESGRGFAVVADEIRKLAEQSKESSNNISVLINEISKETKNIVQHTGDIDGRLKNSSDVISDSLVSFKEIITSIEDVVPKINALNKTAEDIEKEKNNIFERVEGASSIAEEISASSEEIAASSQEMNSSSQEVAKTANGFASLTMELQEGINRFKIR; encoded by the coding sequence TTGAAAAAGGTAATCAGAAATATAAGGATAACTCATATTATATTATTTTTGGCTTGTACTGGAACATTAGTCAGTATTATTATTGGAAGTTTTGGTTTCATAGCTACTTCTAAAATAAATTCAAATGTAGCAAATATGTATGATGACCAACTAATGCCAATTACATATATATCGACGATTAAGGAAAATTTTATGTCTATAAGGTTAAATCATGCTAATACTAAGATAGGTTTCAATCCAAAGTATATGACTGATATAGAGGAAAATGAAAAGGCGATACTTGATAGTTATAAAAAATATACGTCTACTCCATCAGATGAAACAGAACAAAAGTATTTACAGAGTTTTAGTGATAATTATAAAATCTATTTAGAGCTGGTTAAGAAATCTATTGCGGATATGGAAGGTGGAAAAAAGTTATCTAAGGAAGAGGCAGAAAAAATAAGCAATATTGGAGATAAGATTGAAAAGTGCTTAGATGATCTTAATAAATATGATATTAAATATGCAGAAAGTGATAAATTCGAAAGTGACAAAATATTTAAAATAAATAGAAATCTTCTTATAGGAATTTTAATTACTTGCACATTAATATTTTCTTTTATAGCTATACTTACTATAAGAATCATAAAGACCTATTTAAATAATGTGGATAATATGCTAAAGGAACTAGCTTCAGGAAACCTGGATTTAGATATTAAAGATGAGGGCAGAAATGAATTCGAACATATGAAGATGAATATCGGAAATACTGTAAAAAGTTTTTCTCAAATTATCAAGACTTTAAAGGAAAAAACAGAATTAATAAATGTTTCTTCAGAGAATCTAAGTGCAATTTCTGAGGAGATGGCATCTTCATCTGACAATGTATCCAATGCAATAAATGATGTAGCCAAAGGTACAGGTGATCAAGCAGAGAGTTTAGTTGATATTACTAATATACTAAATGAATTTAGTGTTTCTGTAAATGAAATTGTAAGTAGTTTAAGTGAACTTAATATTAGCGCCAAAGATGTATCTAAAACAGCTAATATTAGTAGCGAAAAGATGGTGGAACTAGATAGTTCCTTTAAATTTGTTGGCAGTACTTTTAAAAATTTTGCAGAAAAAATAGAAGTTTTGGGTAACAGTATCAATAAAATCGATGAAATAACTATTTTAATAAATAATATAGCTGAACAAACTAATCTATTAGCATTAAATGCTGCAATTGAGGCAGCACGAGCTGGTGAGTCTGGTAGAGGTTTTGCTGTAGTGGCTGATGAAATAAGAAAATTAGCAGAGCAAAGTAAGGAATCTTCAAATAATATAAGTGTGCTTATAAATGAAATATCAAAAGAAACTAAAAATATTGTACAACATACAGGGGATATAGATGGCAGGTTAAAAAATTCATCAGATGTTATAAGCGATTCTCTTGTTTCGTTTAAAGAAATTATTACATCAATTGAGGATGTAGTTCCTAAAATAAATGCTTTAAATAAAACTGCAGAGGACATAGAAAAAGAAAAAAATAATATTTTTGAAAGGGTAGAGGGAGCATCATCTATTGCAGAAGAAATATCAGCATCATCAGAAGAAATAGCTGCATCATCACAAGAAATGAACTCATCTTCCCAAGAGGTTGCAAAAACAGCTAATGGATTTGCAAGTTTAACCATGGAGTTACAGGAAGGAATAAATAGATTTAAAATCAGATAA
- a CDS encoding putative manganese transporter — MFNDIIGIILKSAEDAFLQVGVFVGAVLIIFGYLDYKKGGKLVRGIENSKRLQPAIGAFLGLTPGCGGAILVMPLFIKGSVSFGTVIATLIATMGDSAFVLITVSMKHYILVSILSFIIAILVGYLVDYLNLEEKLSLRKNIEKSKKVASHKGLENVQTEFEKGKCKNCTSHNNNALHIGHNEGDYIDIALHHSKKETSLSIWSHKFTHGIGYKIFWLLITIGLVLGIALLAQIDVNTSMIIPHLGSIIGISGTIFSIVYMIINNKFLGDDTHEETESKMFSLKETFIHNAGETAFVNTWVFVAYIIYEISIYFMGGESVVQGWLTATGFISVIVGASIGLIPGCGPQIIFVTLFTKGFVPFAALLSNAISQDGDALFPLIAMDKKSSFWATVVTTIPALLFGAIFYFIEIKFLK, encoded by the coding sequence ATGTTTAATGATATTATTGGAATTATATTAAAATCTGCAGAAGATGCATTTCTTCAAGTAGGAGTATTTGTAGGTGCTGTATTAATTATTTTTGGATACCTAGACTATAAAAAAGGCGGGAAACTAGTAAGAGGTATAGAAAATAGTAAAAGGCTTCAACCAGCTATAGGCGCCTTCTTAGGACTTACTCCTGGTTGTGGTGGTGCAATTTTAGTAATGCCGCTATTTATAAAAGGAAGTGTAAGTTTTGGAACTGTAATTGCAACCTTGATTGCTACTATGGGCGATTCTGCTTTTGTACTAATTACAGTTTCCATGAAACACTATATTTTAGTTAGTATTCTTTCTTTTATAATAGCTATACTAGTTGGATATTTAGTGGATTATCTAAATTTAGAAGAAAAATTAAGCTTAAGAAAAAATATTGAGAAGTCAAAAAAGGTAGCTTCTCATAAGGGATTAGAAAATGTACAAACTGAGTTTGAAAAAGGGAAGTGTAAAAATTGTACTAGCCATAATAACAATGCCCTTCACATAGGTCATAATGAGGGGGATTATATAGATATAGCATTACACCATAGTAAAAAAGAAACTTCTTTAAGTATTTGGAGTCATAAATTCACTCATGGTATAGGTTATAAAATATTTTGGCTTCTAATAACAATTGGTTTAGTACTTGGTATAGCATTACTTGCTCAAATTGATGTTAATACTTCAATGATTATACCTCATCTAGGTTCTATTATAGGTATAAGTGGAACTATATTTTCTATAGTTTATATGATTATTAATAATAAATTTCTCGGAGACGACACCCATGAAGAAACTGAAAGTAAGATGTTTTCTCTCAAAGAAACTTTTATTCACAATGCTGGCGAAACTGCATTTGTTAACACTTGGGTTTTTGTAGCCTATATTATTTATGAAATTTCAATATATTTTATGGGTGGAGAATCAGTAGTTCAAGGCTGGCTAACAGCTACTGGATTTATATCAGTTATAGTAGGTGCTTCAATAGGGCTAATTCCTGGATGTGGACCTCAAATAATATTTGTAACCCTATTTACCAAAGGATTTGTTCCATTTGCAGCATTACTATCTAATGCTATATCTCAAGATGGCGATGCACTCTTCCCTCTTATAGCCATGGATAAAAAATCATCCTTTTGGGCTACTGTAGTCACCACTATACCCGCTTTACTATTTGGTGCGATATTCTACTTTATAGAAATTAAATTTTTAAAATAA